From one Synechocystis sp. PCC 6803 substr. PCC-P genomic stretch:
- a CDS encoding aromatic ring-hydroxylating dioxygenase subunit alpha translates to MKFEDFWYVVAESRNLKPGKVLARQILGQWLAIFRDQHGMAIALEDRCVHRHSRLSCGLIKQGNLHCPYHGWIYDHRGQVIGVPAEDQQFKPRENLRTKCYPTMEQEGFIYVCLGEPIQPPFALPQYGKKGWQRIRLIHRFANNVTNCVENFIDIPHTASVHPGIFRTAQRQAIKMIVDRHQGQVKAEYYNENNNLGWWGKFLNSQGNEISHTDRFIMPNVTSVEYKFSSQRHLFITSQSVPITEQSTLVYTDVAFNYGMWNFFAIPLVWWTAKRIIAQDLKILAIQQEVIAKYGTNFNHTPADTIHIFVESIRTAIAKGEDPRQLPDKTVEVTFYV, encoded by the coding sequence ATGAAATTTGAAGATTTTTGGTATGTGGTGGCTGAAAGTAGGAATTTGAAGCCTGGTAAAGTTTTAGCTCGGCAAATTTTGGGGCAATGGCTAGCAATTTTTCGAGACCAGCATGGTATGGCGATCGCCTTGGAAGATCGTTGTGTCCATCGCCACAGTCGCCTTTCCTGTGGTTTAATCAAGCAAGGAAATCTTCACTGTCCTTACCACGGTTGGATTTATGATCATCGTGGTCAAGTCATTGGTGTGCCAGCGGAAGATCAACAGTTTAAACCAAGGGAAAATTTACGGACGAAATGTTACCCAACAATGGAGCAGGAAGGCTTTATTTATGTCTGTTTAGGGGAACCGATACAACCCCCTTTTGCGTTACCCCAGTATGGTAAAAAAGGTTGGCAGAGAATCAGACTAATCCATCGATTTGCTAATAATGTCACCAACTGCGTGGAGAATTTCATCGACATTCCCCATACAGCTTCGGTGCACCCAGGCATTTTTCGCACCGCCCAACGGCAAGCCATAAAAATGATTGTGGATCGCCATCAAGGCCAGGTCAAAGCTGAGTATTATAACGAAAATAATAATTTGGGCTGGTGGGGTAAATTTCTTAATTCCCAGGGCAATGAAATTAGCCATACTGACCGATTTATTATGCCGAATGTAACTTCTGTGGAATATAAATTTAGTTCCCAACGTCATTTATTTATTACTAGTCAATCGGTGCCAATAACAGAACAATCTACCCTCGTTTACACCGACGTTGCTTTCAATTATGGCATGTGGAATTTCTTTGCCATTCCCTTAGTTTGGTGGACCGCTAAACGGATTATTGCCCAGGACCTAAAGATTCTCGCCATTCAACAGGAAGTAATCGCCAAATACGGTACTAATTTTAACCATACCCCCGCCGATACTATCCATATTTTTGTGGAATCTATCCGCACGGCGATCGCCAAGGGAGAAGATCCTCGACAGTTGCCAGATAAAACTGTAGAAGTGACTTTTTACGTATAG
- a CDS encoding 2Fe-2S iron-sulfur cluster-binding protein, which translates to MNNCVISFPQTKFLPLSLEFNACLAEYLTPDNSPILFGCRTGLCGTCLVKVVGEILSPEAEEREILAILAPDDVQARLACQIKLTGDIAIRAYQSDEI; encoded by the coding sequence ATGAATAATTGCGTAATTTCTTTTCCTCAAACTAAATTTTTGCCCCTATCACTAGAATTTAACGCTTGTCTAGCGGAATATTTAACCCCAGACAATTCGCCAATTTTATTCGGTTGTCGCACAGGATTATGTGGTACCTGTCTAGTGAAAGTCGTGGGGGAAATCCTCTCCCCAGAGGCCGAGGAAAGGGAAATTTTGGCTATTCTGGCTCCTGATGATGTTCAGGCTAGATTGGCTTGTCAAATTAAGTTAACAGGAGATATTGCCATTAGAGCTTATCAAAGTGATGAAATTTGA
- a CDS encoding hybrid sensor histidine kinase/response regulator has product MFDAATLAAITAEARQAFLEEDAPECLAQLTVGFQSLERVLGPAGDSQQRQKLIQDMGRAAHSLKGGAGMSALTPLQTLCHRLEDLFEALEQGRVEDKSMAVGLIAMTIEETQAMVELANSGRLQDTDEPPELALALGEFLETCQPQPSQEEAIAGDVSQFVRTSLTVELEACLERVERRLERGGTATELRESFSLLLEECTLLGQALSCDWLEEAGNRWRGELVRPQVDLLTLLPTAIAELRSLREQFLAGELTPPAPEIVAEPDPEPLPEVKPVTAVIAPPVPGVPIPAVVTAKASPAPSTRQTLRIPLDRLNKLSNTVSELLINQERLLEYDKQLRQASRNLKRRGQQLIPMREQVESLYDELSFSDQTKISPSNGGGNQNGDSQSSLGIAGLVDFDALEMDSYTAVHGILQRFQELMVQVQEIQEDVDLVERDLQETLIQMSQSLHQLDSELTQSRLVPFRGLAQSFAQPLEKLGDRHKKPVQFVIEGENTLVEVAILDQLRTPLTHLIRNAFDHGLEFVPERQAQGKLPEGTITLSASTANNQVLITVSDDGRGIDPEKISRKAMELGWLTPEQLGTIGEAQMLDFLFQPGFSTAAEVSNLSGRGLGLDIVKQMIESLRGTLTVETKLGQGSRFLIRIPLSLNIVPLLLVRYQQRLLAFPSESVLRILPLDDYPIKNGRVEWQSQIMEACPLDEVLPQIYPQGFSPSPGLPHKVGLMVNLGDRSALLTVEQIVDERTLVVKALDAITPIPSYVAGCTVLGTGEVVPVLIPNNFAVLWRTEPTLPQDAAGSAGGQTTILVIDDSVTVRRTLQRVLGGSFRLIQCRDGKEAWDLLNRQNQGIDLALCDIEMPNMDGFSLLQLVRAHRVWHSLTVVMLTSRENPLHRNRAKALGADGYLTKPFQPNQLLSTIDQFLAESAQR; this is encoded by the coding sequence ATGTTTGATGCCGCCACCCTCGCCGCCATTACCGCCGAAGCCCGTCAGGCCTTTTTGGAGGAAGACGCGCCGGAATGTCTAGCACAGTTGACAGTGGGTTTCCAGTCCTTGGAACGGGTGTTAGGCCCCGCTGGGGATTCCCAACAACGGCAAAAGCTGATTCAGGATATGGGACGGGCGGCCCATTCCCTCAAGGGGGGAGCGGGAATGTCGGCTTTAACCCCTCTGCAGACCCTCTGTCACCGGTTGGAGGATTTATTTGAGGCTCTAGAACAGGGAAGGGTGGAAGATAAATCCATGGCAGTGGGTTTGATTGCCATGACCATCGAGGAAACCCAGGCCATGGTGGAGTTGGCCAACAGTGGTCGTTTACAGGACACGGATGAGCCGCCGGAACTTGCCCTGGCCCTGGGGGAGTTTTTAGAAACATGTCAACCTCAACCTTCCCAAGAGGAGGCGATCGCAGGAGATGTGTCCCAATTTGTGCGTACTTCCTTAACTGTGGAGCTAGAAGCTTGTTTAGAGCGGGTAGAACGGCGACTGGAACGGGGAGGGACTGCCACGGAGCTACGGGAAAGTTTTAGTCTTTTGCTAGAGGAATGTACCCTGTTAGGCCAAGCTCTTAGTTGTGATTGGTTGGAGGAGGCCGGGAACCGTTGGCGGGGAGAATTGGTGCGGCCCCAGGTGGATTTGCTCACCCTTTTACCCACGGCGATCGCCGAATTGAGATCTTTAAGGGAGCAGTTTTTAGCGGGCGAGTTGACCCCCCCAGCGCCGGAAATTGTTGCGGAACCGGATCCCGAACCATTACCAGAGGTTAAGCCAGTAACGGCAGTAATTGCGCCCCCCGTCCCCGGCGTTCCAATTCCCGCTGTCGTGACCGCCAAAGCTTCCCCTGCCCCCAGCACCAGGCAGACTTTACGGATTCCCCTCGATCGCCTGAATAAATTAAGTAATACAGTTAGTGAATTGCTAATTAACCAGGAAAGGTTGTTGGAATATGACAAACAGCTACGGCAAGCTAGTCGGAACCTAAAAAGGCGGGGGCAACAGTTAATCCCCATGCGGGAGCAAGTGGAATCCCTCTACGATGAACTTTCTTTCAGCGACCAAACCAAGATCAGTCCAAGTAACGGTGGCGGTAACCAAAACGGTGATAGTCAAAGCAGTTTGGGCATAGCGGGATTGGTGGATTTTGATGCCCTGGAAATGGATAGTTACACTGCTGTCCATGGCATTCTGCAAAGGTTCCAGGAACTGATGGTGCAGGTGCAGGAAATCCAGGAAGACGTGGATTTAGTGGAACGGGATTTACAGGAAACCCTGATCCAGATGAGTCAGTCCCTCCATCAATTGGACAGTGAATTGACCCAATCCCGCCTGGTGCCCTTTCGGGGTCTAGCCCAATCCTTTGCCCAGCCGTTGGAAAAGCTAGGCGATCGCCATAAAAAACCGGTGCAGTTTGTCATTGAAGGGGAAAACACCCTAGTCGAAGTGGCCATTTTGGACCAGTTACGCACCCCCCTAACCCATTTAATTCGCAACGCCTTTGACCACGGTTTGGAATTTGTGCCAGAACGCCAAGCCCAGGGCAAACTTCCCGAAGGGACCATTACCCTCAGCGCTAGCACGGCCAATAACCAAGTTTTAATTACAGTAAGTGACGACGGTCGGGGCATTGACCCAGAAAAAATTAGCCGCAAAGCAATGGAATTGGGTTGGCTAACCCCAGAGCAGTTGGGCACCATCGGGGAAGCTCAAATGTTGGATTTTCTTTTTCAGCCGGGATTTTCCACCGCAGCGGAAGTGAGCAATCTGTCCGGGCGGGGATTAGGACTGGACATTGTCAAGCAAATGATTGAATCCCTGCGGGGTACCTTGACGGTGGAAACCAAATTGGGCCAAGGCAGTCGTTTTCTGATCCGTATTCCCCTAAGTTTGAATATTGTGCCCCTACTGCTGGTGCGCTATCAGCAACGGTTACTGGCGTTTCCTTCCGAAAGTGTGTTGCGAATTTTGCCCCTGGACGATTACCCGATTAAAAATGGTCGGGTGGAATGGCAATCCCAAATTATGGAAGCTTGCCCTCTGGATGAAGTGTTGCCCCAAATTTATCCCCAGGGTTTTAGTCCTTCCCCCGGTTTACCCCATAAAGTCGGACTGATGGTTAACCTTGGCGATCGCTCGGCATTGTTGACAGTGGAGCAAATTGTCGATGAACGGACCTTGGTGGTCAAAGCTCTGGACGCCATTACCCCCATTCCTTCCTATGTGGCGGGCTGTACCGTTTTGGGTACTGGAGAAGTGGTGCCCGTATTAATTCCCAACAATTTTGCTGTGCTTTGGCGTACTGAGCCTACCTTGCCCCAGGATGCGGCGGGATCCGCTGGTGGTCAGACCACAATCCTGGTTATTGACGATTCCGTCACAGTGCGGCGAACTTTACAACGGGTGCTGGGAGGCAGTTTCCGCCTCATCCAATGTCGGGACGGCAAAGAAGCTTGGGATTTACTCAACCGGCAAAACCAAGGCATTGATTTAGCTCTGTGTGACATTGAAATGCCCAATATGGATGGGTTTAGTCTGCTGCAACTGGTGCGGGCTCACCGAGTTTGGCATAGCTTAACGGTAGTGATGCTCACCTCTAGGGAAAATCCCCTCCATCGCAATCGGGCCAAAGCTCTTGGGGCTGATGGTTACCTCACCAAACCATTCCAACCCAATCAATTGTTAAGCACCATCGATCAATTTTTGGCAGAATCTGCCCAACGCTAA
- a CDS encoding HAMP domain-containing methyl-accepting chemotaxis protein has translation MVSTPTKPQFSQEILELQAAAMAAPDDLFAQIVLAGALQQEGFWEEAAQYYRQAQELDSDGIYGETISKALAEIQPNLPAVEEIPAIPQPLTEEEKKQVYPPEILMLQETVQERPDDLVAQISFASALEAGGFLTDALQAYEDLKINDEEGIFHATCDQAIAGIEAQLADPNRITPAMAWTGTLKYAAATDDLALDEERSNLTLQKRWANLPIATKQFTALLVSSAITVVAVVGTGMMIAISSGRFQLKNQTLAELVVTEGNYNIKIDQMSFGFRGQSDNLAIIQAARLYSERQPIPAPLAAQVRDILKNETASRDIEYATLVGQDQRIIASANAQRNGQIFDPSNLVTLRMGYPGQIKFSTIVSKEELEKELPPGIDNLEQENALIRYTVTPVQDPQSKKNIGTLIAGDIVNGKDAIVKNTVDNFDGGYSAVYYIDPNGEIQLATSNLKTGSGQNTKVYENVAFPDLELLKKAQENPDMPLVGRTTVEGEPLTVAIKVIKDIQGQPLALLVRGTSEVEFNDLLERTLLLQIGVGAVALLVAAIIAYWLGKTLTKPLKNLQTTAQKLGEGETGVRAEVESKDEVGQLAVTFNAMAEQVEASTRSLQETSLERQQEAEKQRQLKEELQDGVVRLLTDIEESSRGDLTVRSSVEAGAVGAIADAFNATLAGLRKLVKQVVDTATEVSGQAQEDSQEITSLSDNALEQARALEFATASVAEMAQSIESVAISAQTAAAIAKQGNEAAQQGQNTMDETVESIYKVRGRVAEISKKSKRLAESSLEISKIVGIISGISEKTNLLAFNASIEAARAGENGQGFRIVADEVRRLAEMVTLSAQEIEQVILSIQEETSQMSQLMEESTNEVVTGTQLVQKTKETLQNLAQISEEIDTVLDSISRNTESQRLASQMVTETVQNVASVAKATSDKSQLVSQSLQSLAKTAVDLQTAAGKFKVE, from the coding sequence ATGGTTAGCACCCCCACTAAACCCCAATTTTCCCAAGAGATTCTGGAACTGCAAGCAGCAGCCATGGCTGCCCCGGATGATCTATTTGCCCAGATCGTCCTGGCCGGTGCTCTCCAGCAAGAGGGTTTTTGGGAGGAAGCGGCCCAATACTATCGTCAAGCCCAGGAGTTGGACAGTGACGGCATTTATGGCGAAACCATCAGTAAGGCTTTAGCGGAAATTCAGCCTAATTTACCAGCGGTGGAGGAAATCCCCGCTATTCCCCAACCCCTGACTGAGGAAGAGAAGAAGCAGGTCTATCCGCCAGAGATTCTTATGCTCCAGGAGACGGTGCAAGAGAGGCCCGACGATCTGGTGGCCCAAATAAGTTTCGCCAGTGCCCTAGAAGCGGGGGGATTTTTAACCGATGCTCTCCAAGCCTACGAAGATTTAAAAATTAACGATGAGGAGGGGATTTTCCATGCCACCTGTGACCAGGCGATCGCCGGCATTGAGGCCCAACTAGCGGATCCCAATCGCATTACCCCGGCCATGGCTTGGACTGGGACCTTAAAATACGCCGCCGCCACCGATGATTTAGCCCTGGACGAAGAGCGGTCTAACCTAACATTGCAAAAACGCTGGGCTAACTTGCCCATTGCCACCAAGCAATTCACCGCTTTGTTGGTTTCCAGTGCCATAACTGTGGTTGCAGTGGTGGGCACCGGGATGATGATTGCCATTTCTTCGGGTAGATTCCAACTGAAAAACCAGACTCTGGCGGAGTTGGTGGTCACCGAGGGCAACTACAACATCAAAATTGACCAGATGAGTTTTGGTTTTCGGGGTCAATCCGATAACCTGGCTATTATTCAAGCGGCTCGACTCTACAGCGAAAGGCAACCTATTCCTGCTCCTTTGGCGGCCCAGGTACGGGACATTTTAAAAAATGAGACCGCATCGAGGGATATCGAATACGCCACCCTGGTGGGTCAAGACCAAAGGATTATTGCCAGTGCCAATGCCCAACGGAACGGACAAATATTTGACCCCAGCAACCTTGTGACTCTGCGGATGGGTTATCCGGGACAAATTAAATTTAGTACTATTGTCAGCAAAGAAGAACTGGAAAAGGAACTACCCCCAGGCATCGACAACTTAGAGCAGGAAAATGCCCTCATTCGCTACACTGTCACCCCGGTGCAAGATCCCCAATCCAAAAAGAATATTGGTACCTTAATTGCTGGAGACATTGTTAATGGCAAAGACGCCATTGTGAAAAACACAGTGGACAACTTTGATGGGGGCTACAGTGCGGTTTATTACATAGACCCGAATGGGGAAATTCAACTAGCTACCTCCAACCTAAAAACTGGCAGCGGTCAGAATACCAAAGTCTATGAGAATGTTGCTTTTCCAGATTTAGAGTTACTGAAAAAGGCCCAAGAAAATCCAGACATGCCCTTAGTGGGGAGAACTACCGTGGAAGGGGAGCCTTTAACGGTGGCCATTAAAGTGATCAAAGACATTCAAGGCCAACCCCTCGCTTTGCTTGTTCGGGGCACCTCTGAAGTTGAATTTAATGACCTCCTAGAAAGAACTCTTCTGCTGCAAATTGGTGTGGGGGCAGTGGCTCTGTTGGTGGCGGCGATTATTGCCTATTGGTTAGGTAAAACCTTGACCAAGCCGCTGAAAAATTTGCAGACCACTGCCCAAAAGTTAGGAGAAGGGGAAACCGGTGTGCGGGCGGAAGTGGAATCCAAAGACGAGGTGGGACAATTGGCTGTCACCTTCAACGCCATGGCGGAACAGGTGGAAGCTTCTACCCGTTCTTTACAGGAAACGTCCCTAGAGCGGCAACAGGAGGCCGAGAAACAACGGCAACTAAAAGAAGAACTCCAAGACGGGGTGGTGCGGTTGTTGACGGACATTGAAGAATCTTCCCGGGGGGATTTGACGGTACGTAGTTCCGTGGAAGCTGGGGCCGTAGGGGCGATCGCCGATGCGTTCAATGCCACTTTGGCGGGGTTGAGAAAACTGGTTAAACAGGTGGTGGATACGGCAACGGAGGTGAGCGGCCAAGCCCAGGAAGATAGCCAAGAAATCACCAGTTTGTCTGACAATGCTCTGGAACAAGCCCGGGCCCTGGAATTCGCCACTGCTTCCGTAGCAGAAATGGCCCAATCCATTGAGTCCGTAGCTATAAGTGCCCAAACGGCGGCGGCGATCGCCAAACAGGGCAACGAAGCGGCCCAACAGGGGCAAAACACCATGGACGAAACGGTGGAAAGTATTTATAAAGTACGGGGCCGGGTGGCAGAAATTTCCAAAAAGTCGAAGCGATTGGCGGAATCTTCCTTGGAAATTTCCAAAATCGTCGGAATTATCTCCGGTATTTCCGAAAAAACCAACTTATTGGCCTTTAACGCCTCCATCGAAGCGGCTAGGGCGGGGGAAAACGGTCAGGGTTTCCGGATCGTTGCGGACGAGGTACGACGATTGGCGGAAATGGTAACCCTCTCCGCCCAGGAAATTGAGCAGGTAATTCTCAGTATTCAAGAGGAAACCTCCCAGATGAGCCAACTGATGGAGGAAAGCACCAACGAGGTAGTCACCGGTACCCAATTGGTACAAAAAACCAAGGAAACCCTGCAAAATCTGGCCCAGATTAGTGAGGAAATTGACACTGTACTGGATTCCATCTCCCGCAACACGGAATCCCAACGGTTAGCATCTCAAATGGTGACGGAAACTGTACAAAACGTAGCCAGCGTCGCCAAAGCCACGTCGGACAAATCCCAACTGGTGTCCCAGTCCCTGCAATCCCTGGCCAAAACCGCTGTGGATCTGCAAACCGCCGCCGGTAAATTCAAAGTGGAATAA
- a CDS encoding CheW domain-containing protein: MVEDYFWIDLGLPLTVAIPLAKTREVLSFPLSSLCLIPGVRPELLGVSNQRGNLLWVMDLPRLLSPATANPLNYRTLSNTKAVVLVGESAQVAAIAEGLKGIVSFSTEEIKPLREPFLLGEGNKDGETILILDVDRIFAWLQGGGSIKPLHPLEK; this comes from the coding sequence ATGGTAGAGGACTATTTTTGGATTGATTTGGGTCTGCCCCTGACGGTGGCTATTCCTTTAGCTAAAACCCGGGAGGTGTTGTCCTTTCCCCTCAGTTCCCTTTGTCTCATTCCTGGGGTAAGACCGGAGTTATTGGGGGTGAGCAATCAACGGGGAAATCTGCTTTGGGTGATGGATTTGCCCCGCCTATTGTCCCCGGCTACGGCTAACCCCCTCAATTACCGTACCTTGAGCAATACTAAAGCAGTGGTACTGGTGGGAGAATCTGCCCAGGTGGCGGCGATCGCCGAAGGATTGAAGGGCATTGTTAGCTTTAGTACAGAGGAAATTAAGCCACTGCGGGAGCCCTTTTTATTGGGAGAAGGCAACAAAGACGGGGAAACCATTCTGATTTTGGATGTGGATCGAATTTTTGCCTGGCTCCAGGGTGGGGGTTCCATTAAACCGCTTCACCCATTGGAGAAATAG
- a CDS encoding PleD family two-component system response regulator: MKTVLVVEDTKSDQLLVQGLLKSMGTEAVICNNADEALEWLNKNTVPDLIMLDIVMPDISGYDLCRKIRGELALEDVPIVFCSTKNEDYDRFWALRQGGNAYLIKPYSPIELMKTVKPYIS, translated from the coding sequence GTGAAAACTGTTTTAGTTGTGGAAGATACCAAGTCTGACCAGTTATTGGTTCAGGGGCTTTTAAAGTCCATGGGCACAGAGGCTGTCATTTGTAACAATGCCGATGAAGCCCTGGAATGGTTAAACAAAAATACGGTGCCTGACCTAATTATGCTGGACATCGTTATGCCGGATATTAGTGGTTATGACCTATGTCGCAAAATTCGGGGAGAATTGGCCCTAGAAGATGTGCCCATTGTCTTCTGTTCCACCAAAAATGAGGATTACGACCGTTTTTGGGCCCTGCGCCAGGGGGGTAATGCTTATTTGATTAAGCCCTATAGCCCCATTGAGTTGATGAAAACCGTTAAGCCCTATATTTCCTAG
- a CDS encoding response regulator: MEASPPSASESPNLYQVLQNLIAKESSGKLIVHSKGNPRIQWRIYLGNGRIHYAGSDQGQSERLNYLFQRYTPTKRLRLEQPITSDYQYLCELWDSQQFSFQEIRSILAKLTQEALIQILSLSQPVCTFEETVGLDRLLLYLDFKQLMQPAAQEIKHWLKICTVINSPFQRAIAENVDTILPGLCKLEHITSDLLNRYQKLPELIAQEMCVYEIAESLHTSSLSVAIILKTLVGLGLITMGPYEPEQEDNRPVIACVDDSPSIQRVVSFALEATGFKVINIKQASSALTTLMHAKPALILMDINMPDIDGYQLCSICNKSEALKHIPIVMLTGRSGVLDRVKAKMHGSVGYICKPFQPQELVETVQSFISAAV; this comes from the coding sequence ATGGAAGCTTCTCCCCCCTCCGCCAGTGAAAGCCCTAACTTGTACCAGGTTTTACAGAACCTCATTGCCAAAGAGAGCTCTGGCAAATTGATCGTTCATAGCAAGGGCAATCCCCGCATCCAATGGCGGATCTATCTGGGCAACGGACGCATTCACTATGCCGGAAGTGACCAAGGGCAATCGGAAAGGCTGAACTATCTGTTCCAACGCTACACTCCCACTAAAAGACTTCGCCTTGAGCAGCCCATCACCAGCGATTATCAGTACCTCTGTGAGTTGTGGGATTCCCAGCAGTTTTCTTTTCAGGAAATCCGCTCCATTCTGGCCAAGTTAACCCAGGAAGCTTTGATCCAAATTCTTTCCCTGTCCCAGCCGGTTTGCACTTTCGAGGAAACGGTGGGGCTAGATCGTTTACTGCTCTATCTGGACTTCAAGCAGTTAATGCAACCTGCCGCCCAGGAAATCAAACATTGGCTCAAAATTTGTACTGTCATCAACTCCCCTTTCCAACGGGCGATCGCCGAGAATGTGGATACCATCTTGCCTGGGCTATGTAAGCTCGAACACATCACCAGTGACTTGCTGAACCGCTACCAAAAATTGCCGGAATTAATCGCCCAGGAAATGTGTGTGTATGAAATTGCCGAGTCTCTGCACACCAGTAGCCTTAGTGTGGCCATTATTCTCAAAACCCTAGTGGGCCTAGGTCTCATCACCATGGGACCCTACGAACCGGAGCAGGAGGATAACCGCCCGGTCATTGCCTGTGTGGATGACAGTCCTTCCATTCAACGGGTGGTGAGCTTTGCCCTCGAAGCCACGGGTTTTAAGGTGATCAACATCAAACAAGCCTCTAGTGCCCTAACTACTTTGATGCACGCCAAACCGGCCCTGATTTTAATGGACATCAATATGCCCGACATCGACGGCTATCAACTGTGCAGTATTTGCAATAAATCCGAAGCCCTCAAGCATATTCCCATTGTCATGTTGACCGGCCGCAGTGGAGTTTTAGACCGGGTAAAAGCAAAAATGCACGGCTCCGTTGGCTACATTTGCAAACCGTTCCAGCCCCAGGAATTAGTGGAAACAGTGCAGAGCTTTATCTCCGCAGCTGTTTAA